The following DNA comes from Sphingobacteriales bacterium.
CCTGACCACAATGCCGAGTAAAATCAAAAGTAAGATAAAACGAAGAAACCCCATTTTATTAAAAAATTTTTTTTAGTTCATGATAAATGTTTTCCGGTAAATTTTTACGTATTACCCATTCTTTTGGATAAAAATTATTCAGGTTGTTTTTAAATGTTTTCAGCCAGCCCAAAGCTATTCCCTGATAACTGGCCAACATCCATTGGGAATGCAGCTCTGTGAAGTTTTGTGGTTTGATTTCCATTTTCTTTAAATAGGCAAGTGCCTGAACCTGTGTTAATTCCATTTTACAGATGTTTTCTGCATGCAACTTACTCATGGCTAATTCATGTGTCGGAATTAAATTTTGTTTTTTATACGGAACTGAAGCAGCTGTAATGCCTGATTTTAAAACATTTAAGTGCTTGTGAGCCAAAGCGATCTGAGAAAGATAACGACCCGGAAAAACCATGATCTTATCTTCAAGCCTGAATGCTTCAAGATTGCCTTTTAGTTTTACAAAATCCTGCAGCAATTTGTTTTCATCCTGATTGATTTTTTTCAGGGATTCCTGATTTTTTTTACTGAAAAATGGTTTATTTGCATTTCTGATAGTGAAAACAGCAATGAACATTCCTTCTCCTTTTAGTTTATGCGGATAACATCTGTAAACACTGCCATTTTCAGTTTTTACCTCTGTTACTCCCCAGGCTTTTTCAAAGTCAATACTTTGTAATTGTGCCCGATCTTTATATTTTTTTAAAAACCAACTGACCACCTGTTCATTTTCTTCGAGTGAAAAAGTGCAGGTCATGTAAACCAGAAGACCGTTATCTCTGACCAGGCCGATAGCCTGATCGAGAATATCCTTCTGCGTAACTAAACATTGAAATGGTTTATTTTCCCGCCATTCCCTGATGGTTTCGGGTTCTTTTCTGAACATACCTTCACCGGAGCAGGGTGCATCCACCACTACCACATCAAAAGCAGCTGTAAAAGTTTTATACTCCTCAGGGGAATTTGAAGTGACCACAACATTGGGATATCCCCATTTAACGATATTCTCATAGAGTACTCCTGATCTTTTTCTGACGATCTCATTGCTGAAAAGCAGGCTGTTTTCGGTCATTTCGGAAAGCATTAAGGTGCTTTTTCCACCCGGAGAAGCACATAAGTCAAGAATCATCAGGTCTTTTGAAAAGTCGATAGCTTTGGCAAACAGCATGGAAGAAGCTTCCTGAACATAATAAGCGCCTGCATGAATAAGCGGATCAAATACAAAATCAGGACGTTCGGTCAGATAACGGCCATATTGGTTCCATGGAACAGGAGCAAATCCGTCAAATGATGTAACTCTTTTAAGTGGATTGAGACGAACAGAAATGGTCGGAGGCTGACCGTAAGAATCTTTAAATGCCTGAAATTCATCGCCAAGCTGACGTTTCATCCGGTTAAGAAAAGATCCGGGGAGTTCGGGAATATACTTCATGATCGTTATTGTGAGCTGAACTGCCCGAGAAATCTGACATCATTTTCGAACAATATACGGATATCGGGTATGCCATATTTCAGCATGGTCAGGCGTTCAATGCCGATACCAAAGGCATAACCGGTGTAGATGGAACTGTCGATTCCGCAGTTGTCGAGAACGGCCGGGTCAACCATACCGCAGCCAAGAATTTCCATCCATCTGGTCTTTCCATGAACCGGGCTGATGTCCATCTCGGCTGAAGGCTCTGTAAACGGGAAGAAGGAAGGCCTGAAACGAATTTTAAAATCACTTCCAAAGAACTGTTCGACAAAGTAGTACAATACCTGTTTAAGTTCAGCAAAAGAGACATTTTTGTCAACATAAAGCCCTTCTATCTGATGAAACTGAACGTGAGACTTGTAGGAGATAGTTTCATTCCGGTAAACACGGCCAATGGAAATGGTTTTGATAGGGGGCTGATGAGCCTGCATCTCCTGAACCTGAACTGAAGAAGTATGGGTGCGTAGCAGATAATCAGGATTTTTCTGAAGGTAAAAGGTGTCCTGCATATCGCGGGCAGGATGGTCGGGTGGAAAATTCAGGGCAGTAAAGTTGTGCCAGTCGTCAACTATTTCGGGACCAACTGATTGAGTAAACCCAATTTTGGAAAAAATATCTATTATTTGGTTTTTGACAATTGAAACGGGGTGCCGGCTGCCTGCCTTCAGCGGGTAGGCTTCCATGCTTAGGTCGAGGCCGGTAAAGAGTGCCTGAAACTTTTGATGTTCAAACTCCTTTTTATACAATTCAATCTTCTCGTTAACTTTATTTTTAAGGATATTTATCCATTTTCCGGTTTCCTTTTTTGAAGCGTTGTCGAGTTGTTTAAAATCCTCAAACAATTGATTTAAAATGCCTTTTTTGCTTAAAAATTTAATTCTGAAGTCCTCAAGTTCCTGAGCTGAGGCAGGCTGGTAACTGTCAACTTCTTCGATCAGGCCAGAAATTTTTGAAATCATATAAGAAATTTTTTTTGTCTGTTTAAAAACACAATTCTATTTTTGCACTCCTTTTTTTATGGCAAATGAAATCAGATTTCAGCAAAAATCCCCCCAATTTTTTACCAAAATACTTTAAAAATGCACACAAATGGAAGAATTTTTGCTTGTAATCTCCGGCACAAAGATTTAAAAAATTTCTTAAAGAGCAACACCAAGTTATGAGGCAGTTAAAAATCAGTAAACAGTTTACAAACAGGGAAAACAAATCGCTCGACAAATATCTGAACGAAATTTCCAAGGTGGAAATGATTACACCTGCTGAAGAAGTAGAGCTGGCCATCAGAATTAAAAAAGGAGATCAGAAAGCACTTGAAAAACTTGTCAATGCAAACCTGCGTTTTGTGGTATCAGTAGCCAAGCAGTATCAGAATCAGGGTCTGACACTCGGAGACCTGATTAATGAAGGGAATATGGGCCTGATAAAGGCTGCCCAGCGGTTTGATGAAACAAGAGGCTTCAAGTTTATTTCTTATGCTGTGTGGTGGATTCGCCAGTCTATTCTGCAGGCACTGGCCGATCAGTCGCGTCTGGTCAGGCTTCCGCTCAACAAAGTGGGCAGTCTGAGTAAAATATCTGCCACTTCCATCGCTCTCGAACAAAAATTTGAAAGGAAAGTTACCGATTACGAAATAGCTGACACATTGGAAATCAGTCCGCAGGAAGTTGCAGCCACCCTGACTTCTTCCACCAAGCATGTGTCGATTGATGCCCCGATCAATGAAGAAGAAG
Coding sequences within:
- a CDS encoding rRNA methyltransferase; protein product: MKYIPELPGSFLNRMKRQLGDEFQAFKDSYGQPPTISVRLNPLKRVTSFDGFAPVPWNQYGRYLTERPDFVFDPLIHAGAYYVQEASSMLFAKAIDFSKDLMILDLCASPGGKSTLMLSEMTENSLLFSNEIVRKRSGVLYENIVKWGYPNVVVTSNSPEEYKTFTAAFDVVVVDAPCSGEGMFRKEPETIREWRENKPFQCLVTQKDILDQAIGLVRDNGLLVYMTCTFSLEENEQVVSWFLKKYKDRAQLQSIDFEKAWGVTEVKTENGSVYRCYPHKLKGEGMFIAVFTIRNANKPFFSKKNQESLKKINQDENKLLQDFVKLKGNLEAFRLEDKIMVFPGRYLSQIALAHKHLNVLKSGITAASVPYKKQNLIPTHELAMSKLHAENICKMELTQVQALAYLKKMEIKPQNFTELHSQWMLASYQGIALGWLKTFKNNLNNFYPKEWVIRKNLPENIYHELKKIF
- the pheS gene encoding phenylalanine--tRNA ligase subunit alpha, coding for MISKISGLIEEVDSYQPASAQELEDFRIKFLSKKGILNQLFEDFKQLDNASKKETGKWINILKNKVNEKIELYKKEFEHQKFQALFTGLDLSMEAYPLKAGSRHPVSIVKNQIIDIFSKIGFTQSVGPEIVDDWHNFTALNFPPDHPARDMQDTFYLQKNPDYLLRTHTSSVQVQEMQAHQPPIKTISIGRVYRNETISYKSHVQFHQIEGLYVDKNVSFAELKQVLYYFVEQFFGSDFKIRFRPSFFPFTEPSAEMDISPVHGKTRWMEILGCGMVDPAVLDNCGIDSSIYTGYAFGIGIERLTMLKYGIPDIRILFENDVRFLGQFSSQ
- a CDS encoding RNA polymerase sigma factor RpoD/SigA, translating into MRQLKISKQFTNRENKSLDKYLNEISKVEMITPAEEVELAIRIKKGDQKALEKLVNANLRFVVSVAKQYQNQGLTLGDLINEGNMGLIKAAQRFDETRGFKFISYAVWWIRQSILQALADQSRLVRLPLNKVGSLSKISATSIALEQKFERKVTDYEIADTLEISPQEVAATLTSSTKHVSIDAPINEEEDASLLTILPNDYEPDPDSGLIHESLQTEINRVIAILSDKEREIIRLYYGLDGIPAHSYEDISDKINLTRERVRQIKEKALKKLRKSTKSKILKAYLG